In the Plodia interpunctella isolate USDA-ARS_2022_Savannah chromosome 6, ilPloInte3.2, whole genome shotgun sequence genome, one interval contains:
- the Spindly gene encoding protein Spindly: MDYSTISNKTGITEVEDLTNGELSERYYLLKKQFENLTSSYEATKQELYNVRLSYQTALDVQSHLNAELESYQVDEVKRRNELNNRISCLQEEITTLREEKSELIDKQAIEVKKLEDEIKYLKEEKINNKRESPIRDTSELDDAKAAVALATSEAAAAKAALDEARAEIMSWKIRTEELVTEMAEIRAAADIKREELKAAGEREAVALSDLAEARAMLHQFTSDNQDLQPHAAKGNSIFAEVEDKRQEMAKNLIQMKQTNSRLRRELANKQNELDVLLREKQTIWEQQTGAAAHYDRELIESYEERISQLEGLCERQRRELARWFGKLCEPTANGWLPGVLDHLKSECEQLRAEVLSKGAAQLASAAQVRELRRKLAVLTANNAKQAISSPINESKDDIGITKVSVEIKNKNKPTVEDVKKKVSFN, from the exons ATGGATTATTCAACAATTAGTAACAAAACTGGTATAACTGAAGTCGAAGACTTAACAAACGGCGAGTTAAGCGAAcggtattatttattgaaaaaacagTTTGAGAATTTAACCAGCAGCTATGAGGCAACAAAACAAGAACTTTACAACGTCAGGCTGAGTTATCAGACAGCCCTTGATGTCCAGAGTCACCTAAACGCTGAGTTAGAGAGTTACCAAGTCGATGAAGTAAAACGTAGAAATGAGTTGAACAATCGTATATCATGTCTCCAGGAAGAGATAACTACATTGCGAGAAGAGAAATCCGAATTGATTGATAAACAAGCGATTGAAGTTAAAAAGCTAGAGgatgagataaaatatttgaaagaggaaaaaattaataacaaacgTGAGAGTCCAATTCGTGATACTAGTGAGTTAGATGATGCAAAAGCGGCTGTTGCATTGGCTACGTCAGAAGCTGCTGCTGCAAAAGCGGCACTGGATGAAGCACGAGCTGAAATAATGTCCTGGAAGATAAGAACTGAGGAATTGGTAACTGAAATGGCTGAAATACGCGCCGCAGCAGATATAAAGCGCGAAGAGCTTAAGGCGGCTGGTGAGAGGGAAGCGGTTGCACTGTCAGATTTAGCAGAGGCAAGAGCTATGCTGCATCAATTCACTTCTGATAACCAGGACCTGCAGCCACATg CTGCTAAAGGAAATTCAATATTTGCTGAAGTTGAAGACAAGAGGCAAGAAATGGCAaagaatttaatacaaatgaaaCAGACCAATTCAAGG TTGAGACGAGAGCTGGCGAACAAACAGAATGAACTGGATGTGTTACTGAGAGAGAAGCAAACAATTTGGGAGCAGCAGACTGGAGCTGCGGCACATTATGACAGGGAGTTGATTG AAAGTTATGAAGAAAGGATATCACAGCTGGAAGGTCTATGTGAAAGGCAGAGACGTGAGTTAGCTCGTTGGTTCGGGAAGCTGTGCGAGCCCACTGCCAATGGCTGGCTGCCTGGTGTACTGGATCATTTGAA GTCCGAATGTGAGCAGTTAAGAGCTGAAGTATTATCTAAAGGCGCGGCTCAACTAGCGAGCGCAGCGCAAGTGAGGGAACTGAGAAGGAAACTAGCCGTTTTGACTGCAAACAACGCCAAACAGGCCATCAGCTCACCTATAAACGAATCTAAAGATGACATTGGAATTACGAAGGTATCTGTggaaatcaaaaacaaaaacaaacctACAGTTGAAGATGTCAAGAAAAAAGTATCATTTAATTAG